The Streptomyces sp. NBC_01439 genome contains the following window.
CGGCGCCAAGGCCTACCTCGACCGGCTCGCCGCCTTCATGCCCATGGACCTGTCCGACGGTTTCCCCGAGCCCACCAACCCGGTGGAGGCGGGTCTCGCGGACCTCTGGGCGCGGACGGTCCCCGCGATGTCCGCCGACTGGCGGGAACGGTTCTCCTTGTCCACGAAGAACCTGCTCGACGAGTCCATGTGGGAGCTCGCCAACATCGACATCGGGCGCGTGGCGAACCCGCTCGAATACATCGAGATGCGCCGCAAGGTGGGTGGCGCCCCCTGGTCGGCCGGCCTGATCGAGTACGTCTGCGCCGAGGTCCCGGCACGCGTCGCGCACGCGCGCCCGCTCACGGTGCTGCGCGACGCCTTCGCAGACGCCGTGCACATCAGGAACGACATCTTCTCCTACCAACGCGAGGTCACCGACGAGGGCGAACTCTCCAACGCCGTGCTGGTGTTGGAGACCTTCCTGGACTGCAGCACCCAGGAGGCCGCCGAGGCCTCCAACGATCTGCTCACCTCCCGCCTCCAGCAGTTCGAGCAGACCGCGATCGGCGAGCTCCCGCAGCTCTTCGCCGACCGCGCCCTGGACCCGGCGGAGATCGCTGCCGTCCTCGCCTACACCAAGGGCCTGCAGGACTGGCAGTCCGGCGGCCACGAGTGGCACATGGTCTCCAGCCGCTACATGAACAAGGAAGCCCGGCCCACCGCCCCGGCGACCCTGCCCTTCCTGCCGACCGGGCTCGGCACCACCGCGCTCGACCTGCGGTCGGTGTTCACCCGGCGTTCGATGGAGCTGCGCCACCGCTCCTTCACCCACGTCCCCTTCGAGCGCACCGGCCCCTCCGTCATCCCCGAGATCTACATGCCGCACCGGCTCTCCCTCAGCCCGCACCTGGCGCACGCACGGGAGGAGTCCGTGGCCTGGGCCCGGCGGATGGGCCTGCTGGAGCCGCGGCCCGGCGACCCCGGCTCGGCCATCTGGACCGAGGAGCGGCTGCGGGGCTTCGATTTCGCGCTCTGCTCGGCCGGGATCGACCCCGACGCGACGGCCGAGCAACTGGCCCTCAACGCCTGCTGGCTGACCTGGGGCACGTACGCGGACGACTACTACCCGGTGGTCTTCGCCCAGGGCAGGAACCTTCCGGCGGCCAAGGCGACCACCGCCCGCCTGATCTCCATGTTGTCGGTCGACCACGCCGAACAGCCGGAGCCGGTGACCGCGATGGAGCGCGCGCTCGGCGACCTGTGGGTGCGCACCGGCGCCACCATGTCCGCCGGGCAGCGCACCGAGTTCCGGGCGACCTTGGTGAGCATGCTGGAGAGCTGGGTGTGGGAGGTGGACAACCAGATCCAGAACCGCATCCCGGATCCGGTGGACTACGCGGAGATGCGCCGCCGCACCTTCGGCAGTCACCTCACGATGTACCTGTGCCGCCTCGGGCACCGGGACCGGGGCATCCCCGAGGAGATCTACGCCTCCGGGACCATCCGCTCGCTGGAGAACGCGGTCGCGGACGCCGCCTGCCTGATCAACGACATCTACTCCTACCAGAAGGAGGTGGAGGTCGAGGGCGAGGTCCACAACTACGTCCTGGTCACCCGGAACTTCTTCGACATCGACTACCCGCGGGCCCTGCACATCTGCCATGAGCTGATGACCCGACGGACCGAGGAGTTCGAGCACATCGTGGCGAACCAGCTGCCGCTGCTCTACGACGACTGGAAGCTCGGGCCGCAGGCACGCCGAGCCCTGGACGCGTACGTGGGCGAGCTGAAGGACTGGCACGCCGGCATCCTCAACTGGCACCAGCAGATCCGTCGTTACCGCCCGCAGGACCTGCAGCCGCTGCCCGACCTGCTGTCCACCGCCGTCCTGGGGGCCGGCTTCGGCATGTCGGCCGCCCGGATCTCGCTGCGCACCTGATCCCGCCGGCCGGGTCGGCGGCGCGCGGCACGCCCCGCCGGCCCGGCCGTGCGTCAGAACTCGTCGCCCGTGTGCGGCAGTACGGCCGTGCGCAGGGCCGCGTCCAGCGCCGCCGCCGCGCCGGGCGTGTGCTCCCGTACCAGCCCGGCCGCGACGAGTTCTTCGACCCGGGTCCCGCCGAGGTAGCAGGCGGCCAGTTCGCGTACGTCCAGGGCCAGGTCGGCGGCGCGGTCCGCGTGCTCGTACGCGGCTCCGCCCGGCCCGGCCGCCAGCCGGAACCGCCCGGCGTTGTCGGGCATCCGCGCGTCGTGCACCTCCAGCACCACGTCCACCGGCGCGGCCCAGGACCGCCGCGTCAGCGCCGCGCGTACGTCGACCAGGCGCAGCCAGAGCGCCGGGAACTGGGCGGTGACCCGCACCTGGTCCCGGTCCGCGGCGAAGTGCAGCAGCGGGTCGTCGACCGGGCGGCCCCACGCGCGGACCCTGCCGGTGAGGTCGAGGGAGGCCACGCACTCCCACAGCGCGGCGGCGACCGCCGGGGTGTCGGCCTCCAGTTCGTCCACCCGGACCAGGCCCGGCACCCGGGTCCGGCCGACCCCGCCGCCGTCGTCCTCCGGCTTGGTGCGGTAGAGCACGTACCCGGCGATCGGCCGGTCCGCTTCTCCCAGGACGATGATCCGGGGCGGGCCCAACTCCTCGTCCTCCTCGTCCTGTTCGGCCAGCCACTCCTCGGACCAGCGCTGCGCGCTGCGGGTGGGACGGCCGGCCCGCCCGGCCCGGGCGGCCTCGTGGAAGGGCCCGATGACGGCGACGGCCTCCTCCGGGTCGACGAGCCGCAGCGGGCGCCGGTCCGGGTCGATGCGCAGGGCCAGCGGACGGGTGGAGTCGATCTCGACGGTGACGCCGGTCGTGGCGCTGCCGTAGCCGAAGCGGCCGTAGATCGCGGCCTCGGAGGCCCAGAGGGCGGCGAGCGGACTGCCCACGTCGGCGGTCCGCCGCAGCATCTCGCCCATCAGGGCGGTGAGCACGCCGCGCCGGCGGTGGGTGGGGGCGACTCCGACGAAGGTGAGCCCGGGGCAGGGCAGGTCCGCCCCGGGCACCGAGAGCCGGAAGTCGTACGCGGCCATGAAGCCGGCCAGGGCCGTGCCGTCGTAGGCGCCGATCCGGTCGCAACGCGCGAGGAGCGCGTGGTGTTTCTCCCGGACCTCCTTCTCGGGCCGGTCGTGGAAGACCAGGTAGGCGAGCTCCAGAGCGCGGTCGATGTCGGACTCGGGTACCTCGCGGATGTCCACCATGATCGCGAGACTAATCGGTCATCGCCGGACCGGTCACCTCATATTGGCCGGTCCGGCACGTCCGGCCGGTGCGCGGGCCTGCGGCCGGTGCGCGAAAGCCCCTGCGGACTACCGTGCGGCGGGACCGGTCCAGGCGGCCGGGACGCGGCCGAGCCGGACGCGCTGCGGGTGGTCCCCGACGGGGACGGAGACCCGCTTGGTGCCGGTGGCGAAGTCGATGGCCGTGACCCGGTCGGCGCCGCTCTCGGAGATCACGCAGGCGCTGCCGTCGCCGGAGACCGTGGCCCAGTACGGCTTGGCGGCGGGCACGAGCGGGCCTTCGGCGAGGGTGGCGCGGTCCACGACGGTCGCGTAGTCGTCCATGGTGCCCGCGATGCAGAGCTTCGCCCCGTCGGGGCTCATGGACATGCCGTGGTGGCGGGAGTCGTTGACCCAGGTGGTGCGGTCGGTGCTGGTGGCGGGGTTCATGGGGAGGGTCTTGAGGCGGGTGATCCGGTCGGAGGGGACGTCGTACTCCAGGAAGCCGTTGAAGAAGGACACCTGGAAGTAGAGCTTCGACTCGTCGGGGCTGAAGGACACCGGGCGGACGGCGTCGGACAGGTCGCGGCGGCCGAAGGCGTCCAGCCGCTCCCGCATGTCGATCACCCGGACCGTGCGGAAGGTCTGCGCGTCGACCACGGTGATCTTGCGGTCGCCCTTCGTCCAGTCCAGCCAGGGCGCGTCCAGGGCGGTGTTCACTTCGCCGATGGAGCTGTTCCACAGGAAGCGGCCGTCGCGGGTGAAGGTGTTCTCGTGCGGCTTGTCGCCGGTGCCGAAGGAGCCGACGTGTCGTCCGGTGGTGATGTCCAGGACGTGCACGGTGTTGGAGGTGGAGGCCGAGACGGCGACGCGGGTCCCGTCCGGCGAGACCGCCATGTGGTCGGAGCGGTACCCGGACACCGGGAAGCGCCAGTTGACGCGTCCGGAGGCCACGTCGATGGAGACGACGTCGGCGAAGCTGGGTCGGGAGACGACGACCGCGGAGCCGTCCGGGGTGGTGTACATGTCGTCGACGAACTGGTCGTGCCCCTCGCCCGCGCTCTCCCGGATGCCGAGGAAGAAGGCGAGCTTCACCGGGTTGAGGTAGATCTCCCGCAGCCGCTCGGCCTTGTCGGGGACCACGTCGATCCGGCCGACCTTGGCGAGGTCGCCGGTGGAGGCGAGGACGTCGGCGGTCCCCTCCCAGTTGTTCCCGACGAAGAGCACCTCGCGCAGGCCGCCGGCGGGACCGGAGCCCGGAGCGGGACCGGACGGGGCCGGTGTGAAGGCGGTGAGCAAGGTGGCCGCGGCCAGCAGGCCCAGGGTTCGCACGGTACGCAACATCCGCTCAACTCCGCTACGGGGAAGGGATGGAGAGGGTGCCTCCTATTACCGGCGGGTAAAATAGGGGGAACGACACCAGGGCGCAACCCCCACGGGGTGCGCCCTTTCCTCACGTCCCTCCTTCACGTCCGGTCGTCACGTTTCCCCCGTCCGACCGTCGTGCCTTCAAGCGACGGAAACGATCCGGTCGAGCATCGTGTGCGAGACGTCCGGGTGGATCGGGACGTGCGCGCCGGTCAGGGCCGCGCCGGTGCCGCCGCGGCGGTTCGCGACGATCTCGGCGGCGATGGACAGCGCGGTCTCCTCCGGGGAGCGGGCGCCGAGGTCCAGGCCGATCGGGGAACGCAGCCGGGCCAGTTCGAGCTCGGTCACCCCGACCGCCCGCAGTCGCTCGTTGCGGTCCTCGTGGGTGCGGCGGGAGCCCATGGCGCCGACGTAGGCGACGGGCAGCTTGAGCGCCAGTTCGAGGAGCGGGACGTCGAACTTGGCGTCGTGGGTGAGCACGCACAGGACCGTCCGGCCGTCCACGGCCGTGGTCTCCAGGTAGCGGTGGGGCCAGTCGACGACGATCTCGTCCGCCTCGGGGAAACGGGTCTTCGTCGCGAAGACGGGCCGCGCGTCGCACACCGTCACCCGGTAGCCGAGGAACTTGCCGATCCGCACGAGGGCGGAGGCGAAGTCGATGGCACCGAAGACGATCATCCGCGGGGGCGGGACGCTGGACTCGACCAGCACCTTCAGCGGCTCTCCGCAGAGCCTGCCGTCGGCGCCGATCTCCAGCACGCCGGTCCGGCCCGCGTCGAGCATGGCGCGGGCCTCCTCGGCGATGGTGCGGTCCAGCTCCGGGTGTCCGCCGAGACCGCCCTGGTGGGCGCCTTCGGTACGGACGAACACGGCGCGGCCCATGAGCTCGGCCGGGCCCTGCGCGATGCGGGCCACCGCAGCGGCCTCGCCGCGGGCCGCGGCGGCCAGCCCGGCCGCGAAGGCCTCCCGGGCGGGAGAGCCCACGCGGACCGGGGTGACCAGGATGTCGATGATTCCGCCGCAGGTCAGGCCTACGGCGAAGGCATCGTCGTCGCTGTACCCGAAGCGCTCGTGGACGGTTTCGCCGTCCTCCAGCGCCTGCCGGCACAGCTCGTACACCGCACCTTCCACGCATCCGCCGGAGACCGAGCCGATGGCCGTGCCCTCGCTGTCGACGGCGAGAGCGGCCCCGGGCTGGCGGGGCGCGCTCCCGCCGACCGCCACGACGGTGGCGACGGCGAAGTCACGCCCCTGCTCGACCCACCGGTTCAGCTCTTCGGCGATGTCCAGCATGGGGGCCTCCTCGGAGAGGTTCGGTTCCAGTATCTGATACGTGGATCTGATGCGTGCATCGGATACGTGGAGGTGCGGGTACGTGATGATCAGGCGGTTCGGGGTCAGCCGACCCCGAGCCAGTGCTCGATCGGGTTCAGGGCGAAGAACACCAGGAAGATCCCGGTCAGCGCCCACATGAAGCCACCGATCTCCCGGGCCTTGCCCTGAGCGATCTTGATGGCGACGTAGGAGATCACACCGGCGGCGACGCCGGCCGTGATCGAGTACGTGAACGGCATGATCACGACGGTCAGGAAGACCGGGATCGCGGTCGCGCTGTCGGCCCAGTCCACGTGGCGGGCGTTCTGCATCATCATCGCGCCGATGACGACCAGCGCCGCGGAGGCGACCTCACCCGGGACGATCTGCGTGAGCGGGGTGAAGAAGAGGCAGGCGGCGAAGAACAGGCCGGTGACCACGGAGGCGAGACCCGTGCGGGCACCCTCGCCAACGCCGGTCGCGGACTCGACGAACACGGTCTGGCCGGAGCCGCCCGCGACGCCACCGATGGCGCCACCGGCGCCGTCGATGAAGAGCGCCTTGGACAGGCCCGGCATGCGGCCCTTGTCGTCGGCCAGCTTGGCCTCGGTACCGACACCGATGATGGTGGCCATGGCGTCGAAGAAGCCGGCGAGCACCAGCGTGAAGACGATCATGCCGACCGTCATGTAGCCGACGTCGCCCCAGCCGCCGAAGGAGACGTCGCCGAAGAGCGAGAAGTTCGGCATCGAGACTGCGGAGCCGTCGAGCTCCGGCGGGCCGTTCTTCCAGGCCTTCGGGTCGATGTCCACGATGGCGTTGAGGATCGCGGCCAGGACGGTGCCGCCGACGATGCCGATCAGGATGGCGCCGGGCACCTTGCGGGCCTGGAGCATGAAGATGGCGACCAGGGTGATGCAGAAGAGCAGCACGGGCCAGCCGGACAGCTCACCGACGGCGCCGAGCTGGACGGGGGGACCGAACTCCGGGCCCTTGCCGACGAAACCGGCCTTGACGAAGCCGATCAGGGCGACGAAGAGGCCGATGCCCATGGTGATCGCGTGCTTGAGCGCGAGGGGGATCGCGTTCATGATCATCTCTCGGAGGCCGGTGACGACCAGGAGACAGATCACGACACCGTAGACCACACACATGCCCATGGCCTGCGGCCAGGTCATCTGGGGGGCCACCTGCGAGGCCAGCACGCCGGACACGGACAGACCCGCGGCGAGGGCGAGCGGCACCTTGCCGACGAAGCCCATCAGGAGCGTGGTGACGGCTGCGGCGAACGCGGTGGCGGTGATGATCGCCGACCCGTCCATGACCGTGCCGGCGACGTCCTTGCCCGACAGGAGCAGGGGGTTGAGCAGGAGGATGTACGCCATCGCCATGAAGGTCGTGATGCCGCCACGAACCTCGTTGCCGACATTTGAGCCTCTGTGCGTTATATGGAAATAGCGGTCGAGCCAGGACCGTCCGGCGGGCGGCTGAGAGCCGTCGCCGGCTTCCTCCGCGGTGGTCTTGGGCTCTACTGACGACTGGGTCATGGTGCCTAACTCCCAAGGTTCAAAGGGGCACCCGCTTGGAGATTGGAGACGCGGGATTTGGGATGCTGCGTTTGGCTGCACGACCCGGGGTGACGGCCCGAGGCGACGCGAATGTTCACTGCGTTTACTGCGGGTAGTGCGGGGGTGACCGCTGGTACCACGGGGGTTCTTGCAGGGGTACTGCCGGGTGAAGGGACCGCGAGCGGTGCGGTGCTTCGTACGTCCTCCGGACGGTGTGGCGCGAAGTGTGACGTTCCCATGCACACCGCCCGGAGAGTCTGAGGGGGTCCGGGGGCCTCGCGGCCCCCGGACCACGCCGTCCTAGAGGGTCCCGGTCAGGGCTTCCGGACGGATCGGCGTCTTGTTGATCTCCAGACCCGTCGCCTGCCGGATCGCCGCGATGACGGCCGGGGTGGACGAGAGGGTCGGGGCCTCGCCCATGCCGCGCAGGCCGTAGGGGGCCTTCGGGTCGGCGAGCTCCAGGACGTCGACCGGGATGGTCGGGGTGTCCAGGATGGTCGGGATCAGGTAGTCCGTGAAGGAGGGGTTGCGCACCTTCGCGGTCTTCGGGTCCACGATGATCTCTTCCATGATCGCGACGCCGAGGCCCTGGGTGGTACCACCCTGGATCTGGCCGACCACGGAAAGCATGTTGAGGGCCTTGCCGACGTCCTGCGCGGTCGCCAGCTCGACGACCTTGACCAGGCCGAGCTCGGTGTCCACCTCGACGACCGCGCGGTGCGCGGCGAAGGTGTACTGGACGTGGCCGTTGCCCTGGCCGGTGACCAGGTCGAAGGGCTCGGTCGGCGCGTGCCGGAACTCCAGCTCGAGGTCGATGGCCTCGTCGCCCAGGATGTCGGCGATGTCCGCGAGGACCTCGCCGCCGTCGGTGACGACCTTGCCGCCTTCGAGGAGCAGCTCGGCCGTGGCCCACGCCGGGTGGTACGAGCCGTTCTTGCGGCGGCCGATCTCCAGGAGGGCCTCGCGGACCGCCTCACAGGTGTTCTTCACGGCGCCACCGGTCATGTACGTCTGCCGGGAGGCGGACGTGGAACCGGCGGAGCCGACCTGCGTGTCGGCCGGGTGGATGGTCACCTGCGTGACGCCCAGCTCGGTACGGGCGATCTGCGTGTGGACGGTGATGCCGCCCTGGCCGACCTCCGCCATGGCCGTGTGGACCATCGCGACGGGCTCGCCGTTGATGACCTCCAGCCGTACGCGGGCGGTCGAGTAGTCGTCGAAGCCCTCGGAGAAGCCGACGTTCTTGATGCCGACCGCGTAACCGACGCCGCGGACGACGCCCTCGCCGTGGGTGGTGTTCGAGAGGCCGCCGGGCAGCGCGCGGACGTCCGCGCTCTCGCCGGCGGACTCCCACTGGCGCTCGGGCGGCAGCGGGCGGGCCTTGACCCGGCGCAGCAGCTCGGCGACCGGCGCCGGGGCGTCCACGACCTGGCCGGTGGGCATGATCGTGCCCTGCTCCATGGCGTTCAGCTGGCGGAACTCGACCGGGTCCATGCCCAGCTTCGCGGCGAGCTTGTCCATCTGGGCCTCGTAGGCGAAGCATGCCTGGACGGCGCCGAAGCCGCGCATCGCGCCACAGGGCGGGTTGTTCGTGTAGAGCGCGATCGCCTCGATGTCCACGTCCTCCAGGACGTAGGGACCCACCGAGAGGGAGGAGGCGTTGCCCACGACCGCCGGGGAGGCGGAGGCGTACGCGCCGCCGTCCAGAACGATCTTGCACTTCATGTGCGTGAGCTTGCCGTCCTTGGTGGCACCGTGCTCGTAGTAGAGCTTCGCCGGGTGGCGGTGCACGTGGCCGAAGAAGGACTCGAACCGGTTGTAGACGATCTTGACCGGCTTGTTGGTGGCCAGGGCCAGGAGGCAGGCGTGGATCTGCATCGAGATGTCCTCGCGGCCGCCGAAGGCGCCGCCGACGCCCGAGAGCGTCATGCGGACCTTCTCCGGCGGGAGGCCCAGGACCGGGGCGATCTGCTGGAGGTCCGAGTGCAGCCACTGGGTGGCGACGTACAGCTCGACGCCGCCGTCCTCGGACGGCACGGCCAGACCGGACTCCGGGCCGAGGAAGGCCTGGTCCTGCATGCCGAAGGTGTACTCGCCCTCGACGATGACGTCGGCGCGCTTGCGGGCCTCCTCCACGTTGCCGCGGATGATCGGCTGGCGGTGCACGATGTTCGGGTGCGGGACGTGCCCGATGTGGTGGTCGTCGCGGCCCTCGTGGATCAGCGGCGCGCCGGGGGCGAGGGCGGAGGCCTCGTCCGTGACGAGCGGCAGCTCCCGGTAGTCGATCTTGATCTTGGCCGCCGCGCGGCGGGCGGTCTCCGGGTGGTCGGCGGCCACGAGGGCGACCGGCTCACCGTGGTGACGCACCCGGCCGTTGGCGAGGACCGGGGTGTCCTGGATCTCCAGGCCGTAGTTCTTCATCTCGGCCGGCAGGTCGTCGTAGGTCAGCACCGAGTACACGCCGGGCATGGCGAGCGCCTCGGTGATGTCGATGGAGACGATCTCGGCGTGGGCGACGGTGCTGCGCAGCGTCTGGCCCCAGAGCATGTCCTCGTGCCACATGTCCGAGGAGTACGCGAACTCGCCGGTGACCTTGAGGGTTCCGTCCGGGCGAAGAATCGATTCGCCGATGCCGCCCTTGTTGTGCTTCTGGGTGACGTTCGTCGGCGTACCGGCGGGCACGGTGCGGGTGTTCTGCGCCATGGTCAGACCGCCTCTCCCTGACGGGCGGCCGCGAGGCGGACCGCGTCGAGGATCTTCTCGTAACCCGTGCAGCGGCAGAGGTTGCCGGACAGGGCCTCACGGATGTCCTGGTCGGACGGGGAGGAGTTCTCCTCCAGGAGCGCGTCCGCCTGGATCAGCAGACCCGGGGTGCAGAAACCGCACTGGACGGCGCCGGCGTCGATGAACGCCTGCTGGATGGTGGAGAGTTCCACGCCCTCGCCGGTCTGCGAGTCAGCCGCTCGACCGGGCCCGTGCGCCTGCCACTGCTTGGCCGCGTCCAGGGACACGCCCTTGCTGCCACAACCGCCGCCGGTACCGCAGGCACCGCCGTGGCCGTGCTCGTCGCGCTGCTTGGAGAACTCCGCCAGCCCCTCGACGGTCACGACGTCGCGACCCTCGACCTGACCGGCCGCCACCAGACACGAACAGACCGGTACGCCGTCCAGACGGACGGTGCAGGAACCGCACTCGCCCTGCTCACAGGCGTTCTTGGAACCCGGCAGGCCCAGGCGCTCGCGCAGGACGTAGAGGAGGGACTCGCCCTCCCACACGTCGTCGGCTTCCTGCTGACGGCCGTTGACCGTGAAATTGACGCGCATGATTACGCAGCCCCTTCAAGCGAGCGGCCGTTGCCGGTACCGCGGTACTGCTCCCAGGTCCAGACGAGCTGGCGGCGAGCCATGATGCCGACCGCGTGACGGCGGTACTTCGCCGTGCCGCGGACGTCGT
Protein-coding sequences here:
- a CDS encoding terpene synthase family protein, producing the protein MTQPFQLPDFYVPHPARLNPHLEDARTHTKKWARAFGMLEGSGVWEEGDLDSHDYALLCSYTHPDCGRDALALVTDWYVWVFFFDDHFLEMFKRSQDRAGAKAYLDRLAAFMPMDLSDGFPEPTNPVEAGLADLWARTVPAMSADWRERFSLSTKNLLDESMWELANIDIGRVANPLEYIEMRRKVGGAPWSAGLIEYVCAEVPARVAHARPLTVLRDAFADAVHIRNDIFSYQREVTDEGELSNAVLVLETFLDCSTQEAAEASNDLLTSRLQQFEQTAIGELPQLFADRALDPAEIAAVLAYTKGLQDWQSGGHEWHMVSSRYMNKEARPTAPATLPFLPTGLGTTALDLRSVFTRRSMELRHRSFTHVPFERTGPSVIPEIYMPHRLSLSPHLAHAREESVAWARRMGLLEPRPGDPGSAIWTEERLRGFDFALCSAGIDPDATAEQLALNACWLTWGTYADDYYPVVFAQGRNLPAAKATTARLISMLSVDHAEQPEPVTAMERALGDLWVRTGATMSAGQRTEFRATLVSMLESWVWEVDNQIQNRIPDPVDYAEMRRRTFGSHLTMYLCRLGHRDRGIPEEIYASGTIRSLENAVADAACLINDIYSYQKEVEVEGEVHNYVLVTRNFFDIDYPRALHICHELMTRRTEEFEHIVANQLPLLYDDWKLGPQARRALDAYVGELKDWHAGILNWHQQIRRYRPQDLQPLPDLLSTAVLGAGFGMSAARISLRT
- a CDS encoding GNAT family N-acetyltransferase, with the protein product MVDIREVPESDIDRALELAYLVFHDRPEKEVREKHHALLARCDRIGAYDGTALAGFMAAYDFRLSVPGADLPCPGLTFVGVAPTHRRRGVLTALMGEMLRRTADVGSPLAALWASEAAIYGRFGYGSATTGVTVEIDSTRPLALRIDPDRRPLRLVDPEEAVAVIGPFHEAARAGRAGRPTRSAQRWSEEWLAEQDEEDEELGPPRIIVLGEADRPIAGYVLYRTKPEDDGGGVGRTRVPGLVRVDELEADTPAVAAALWECVASLDLTGRVRAWGRPVDDPLLHFAADRDQVRVTAQFPALWLRLVDVRAALTRRSWAAPVDVVLEVHDARMPDNAGRFRLAAGPGGAAYEHADRAADLALDVRELAACYLGGTRVEELVAAGLVREHTPGAAAALDAALRTAVLPHTGDEF
- a CDS encoding YncE family protein; this translates as MLRTVRTLGLLAAATLLTAFTPAPSGPAPGSGPAGGLREVLFVGNNWEGTADVLASTGDLAKVGRIDVVPDKAERLREIYLNPVKLAFFLGIRESAGEGHDQFVDDMYTTPDGSAVVVSRPSFADVVSIDVASGRVNWRFPVSGYRSDHMAVSPDGTRVAVSASTSNTVHVLDITTGRHVGSFGTGDKPHENTFTRDGRFLWNSSIGEVNTALDAPWLDWTKGDRKITVVDAQTFRTVRVIDMRERLDAFGRRDLSDAVRPVSFSPDESKLYFQVSFFNGFLEYDVPSDRITRLKTLPMNPATSTDRTTWVNDSRHHGMSMSPDGAKLCIAGTMDDYATVVDRATLAEGPLVPAAKPYWATVSGDGSACVISESGADRVTAIDFATGTKRVSVPVGDHPQRVRLGRVPAAWTGPAAR
- a CDS encoding XdhC family protein, with translation MLDIAEELNRWVEQGRDFAVATVVAVGGSAPRQPGAALAVDSEGTAIGSVSGGCVEGAVYELCRQALEDGETVHERFGYSDDDAFAVGLTCGGIIDILVTPVRVGSPAREAFAAGLAAAARGEAAAVARIAQGPAELMGRAVFVRTEGAHQGGLGGHPELDRTIAEEARAMLDAGRTGVLEIGADGRLCGEPLKVLVESSVPPPRMIVFGAIDFASALVRIGKFLGYRVTVCDARPVFATKTRFPEADEIVVDWPHRYLETTAVDGRTVLCVLTHDAKFDVPLLELALKLPVAYVGAMGSRRTHEDRNERLRAVGVTELELARLRSPIGLDLGARSPEETALSIAAEIVANRRGGTGAALTGAHVPIHPDVSHTMLDRIVSVA
- a CDS encoding NCS2 family permease, with translation MTQSSVEPKTTAEEAGDGSQPPAGRSWLDRYFHITHRGSNVGNEVRGGITTFMAMAYILLLNPLLLSGKDVAGTVMDGSAIITATAFAAAVTTLLMGFVGKVPLALAAGLSVSGVLASQVAPQMTWPQAMGMCVVYGVVICLLVVTGLREMIMNAIPLALKHAITMGIGLFVALIGFVKAGFVGKGPEFGPPVQLGAVGELSGWPVLLFCITLVAIFMLQARKVPGAILIGIVGGTVLAAILNAIVDIDPKAWKNGPPELDGSAVSMPNFSLFGDVSFGGWGDVGYMTVGMIVFTLVLAGFFDAMATIIGVGTEAKLADDKGRMPGLSKALFIDGAGGAIGGVAGGSGQTVFVESATGVGEGARTGLASVVTGLFFAACLFFTPLTQIVPGEVASAALVVIGAMMMQNARHVDWADSATAIPVFLTVVIMPFTYSITAGVAAGVISYVAIKIAQGKAREIGGFMWALTGIFLVFFALNPIEHWLGVG
- the pucD gene encoding xanthine dehydrogenase subunit D produces the protein MAQNTRTVPAGTPTNVTQKHNKGGIGESILRPDGTLKVTGEFAYSSDMWHEDMLWGQTLRSTVAHAEIVSIDITEALAMPGVYSVLTYDDLPAEMKNYGLEIQDTPVLANGRVRHHGEPVALVAADHPETARRAAAKIKIDYRELPLVTDEASALAPGAPLIHEGRDDHHIGHVPHPNIVHRQPIIRGNVEEARKRADVIVEGEYTFGMQDQAFLGPESGLAVPSEDGGVELYVATQWLHSDLQQIAPVLGLPPEKVRMTLSGVGGAFGGREDISMQIHACLLALATNKPVKIVYNRFESFFGHVHRHPAKLYYEHGATKDGKLTHMKCKIVLDGGAYASASPAVVGNASSLSVGPYVLEDVDIEAIALYTNNPPCGAMRGFGAVQACFAYEAQMDKLAAKLGMDPVEFRQLNAMEQGTIMPTGQVVDAPAPVAELLRRVKARPLPPERQWESAGESADVRALPGGLSNTTHGEGVVRGVGYAVGIKNVGFSEGFDDYSTARVRLEVINGEPVAMVHTAMAEVGQGGITVHTQIARTELGVTQVTIHPADTQVGSAGSTSASRQTYMTGGAVKNTCEAVREALLEIGRRKNGSYHPAWATAELLLEGGKVVTDGGEVLADIADILGDEAIDLELEFRHAPTEPFDLVTGQGNGHVQYTFAAHRAVVEVDTELGLVKVVELATAQDVGKALNMLSVVGQIQGGTTQGLGVAIMEEIIVDPKTAKVRNPSFTDYLIPTILDTPTIPVDVLELADPKAPYGLRGMGEAPTLSSTPAVIAAIRQATGLEINKTPIRPEALTGTL
- a CDS encoding (2Fe-2S)-binding protein, with the translated sequence MRVNFTVNGRQQEADDVWEGESLLYVLRERLGLPGSKNACEQGECGSCTVRLDGVPVCSCLVAAGQVEGRDVVTVEGLAEFSKQRDEHGHGGACGTGGGCGSKGVSLDAAKQWQAHGPGRAADSQTGEGVELSTIQQAFIDAGAVQCGFCTPGLLIQADALLEENSSPSDQDIREALSGNLCRCTGYEKILDAVRLAAARQGEAV